The DNA window CCCCGACGCACAATACGATCGGTACTTAAAATACTTCGATCCGGATTTGTACGATCCCGAAGCCTGGGCAGATGCGGCGGCCAACGCAGGCATGAAATATTTTTGTGTAACCACCAAACACCACGAAGGCTTCGCGCTGTGGGACTCCAAACTGACGGAATACAAAGCGACCAATACCCCCGCGCACAGGGATTTGTTAAAACCCATGGTAGAAGCATTTCGGTCACGGGATATGAAGGTCGGCTTTTACCACTCCCTGATCGACTGGCACCATCCGCATTTCAGAATTGACGCTGTTCACAGCCTGCGGAACCACCCCGATAAGGACAAGTTGAACGAACCTCGCGATCAAGCCCAATACGCCGCGTATTTGCACGGTCAAGTCCGCGAATTGCTCACCGAATACGGCAAAGTGGATATGCTCTTTTACGATTTTAGCTATCCGGCCGGCGCAAGGGGCAGGCCCGAGGGTTTTGACGGCAAAGGGCGAGATGATTGGAACAGCATTCAACTGATGAAAATGACGCGCGAGTTGCAGCCGGGTATTGTGATTAACGACCGGCTGGACCTGGACGACGTAGAAGGCGGATGGGATTATCGCACACCCGAACAATTTATGCCGCGCGAATGGGTCACCTATCAGGGCGAGCGCGTATTGTGGGAGACCTGTCAAACATTTTCGGGGTCGTGGGGCTATCACCGCGATGAAACAAGTTGGAAGAGCATCGAGCAACTGGTGCAAATGCTGGTCGGCGTGGTAAGCCGCGGGGGCAATTTATTGCTCAATGTCGGACCGACCGGACGCGGGGTATTTGACGATCGAGCATTGGATTGCCTGAACGGAATGGGCGAATGGATGAAATGGCACAGCCGATCCATTTATAGCTGTACTGCCGCGCCAGAGGAATTTCAGACGCCGGAGGATTGCCGCTTGACCTACAATCCCGACACCAATCGGCTGTACGTACACCTGTTCACCTATCCGTTCCGCCATCTGCATCTCGATGGATTTGCTGGCAAGGTAGAATACGCCCAGTTATTAAACGATGCTTCAGAAGTGCGATTTCACCAGCCCCGCGCTGGACACACGGGAGACAGCAGTATCGAAAGAGAAACCCTGACACTGGAATTGCCCGTGCAAAAACCCAATGTGACAGTGCCCGTAGTCGAGTTGTTTTTGAAGGAGTGAAAAAATGACAATGATTGAAACAGACCTCCGCAAACTCAGTGGCGACGAGGTGGCGATCTATCGCGAACAGGGCTATGTGATTGTGCCAGATATATTTCCGCTGGAGGAACTCGCGGAAATCGACCGCGAGATCGATCGAC is part of the Gemmatimonadota bacterium genome and encodes:
- a CDS encoding alpha-L-fucosidase — protein: MSDLQGDTNWFTHDRFGLFIHWGLYALPARHEWVKQREEIPDAQYDRYLKYFDPDLYDPEAWADAAANAGMKYFCVTTKHHEGFALWDSKLTEYKATNTPAHRDLLKPMVEAFRSRDMKVGFYHSLIDWHHPHFRIDAVHSLRNHPDKDKLNEPRDQAQYAAYLHGQVRELLTEYGKVDMLFYDFSYPAGARGRPEGFDGKGRDDWNSIQLMKMTRELQPGIVINDRLDLDDVEGGWDYRTPEQFMPREWVTYQGERVLWETCQTFSGSWGYHRDETSWKSIEQLVQMLVGVVSRGGNLLLNVGPTGRGVFDDRALDCLNGMGEWMKWHSRSIYSCTAAPEEFQTPEDCRLTYNPDTNRLYVHLFTYPFRHLHLDGFAGKVEYAQLLNDASEVRFHQPRAGHTGDSSIERETLTLELPVQKPNVTVPVVELFLKE